One Vibrio sp. CDRSL-10 TSBA genomic window, GCCCCAGGGTTTCAACCTGAGGCAAATATTGCGCAGCCAGCAGCCAACGCGTGGTTCCTAAACCTAGCTCAGAGGCCAGAGGCTGATAAGGGGCAATCTGATCCGCCAGCGTCGATGGCGCCTCCAGCACAAAATACCCCTGCTCCACATCGGCCATGCTCTGTTGTAATACAACCTTGCCCTGTTTGAGAATCAACACATCCGTCAGCAGGTGTTCGATTTCGGCCACTTCGTGACTGGCAATGATCAGGCAACGCTGCCCGTCATGAAACCACTCCAGCAGGTGACGGTAAAACGTATCACGATAAATCAGATCCAGCCCCAACGTAGGCTCATCAAGAATCAGCACCTTAGTATCAGTCGCGATGACCAGGGCAAGATGAAGCTGAACCTGCATCCCTTTCGACAATGACTCAATCTTGCTGCACGGCTGAATATTGGTTTTACTCAACAACGCGTTGGCTTTTTCCAGATTAAATTTCGGATGCACCCCGGCGGTATAACGCAGCAACTGCTGCACTGTCATCCACTGCGGCAGTACGTTCACATCCGAGAT contains:
- a CDS encoding ABC transporter ATP-binding protein yields the protein MNPYVEVKHVSKQYAGADTAAALQEVSFTLNPGQVLGLLGHNGAGKSTLIKALLGAHRSEGEIAILGLNPLQQREKVMENLAYISDVNVLPQWMTVQQLLRYTAGVHPKFNLEKANALLSKTNIQPCSKIESLSKGMQVQLHLALVIATDTKVLILDEPTLGLDLIYRDTFYRHLLEWFHDGQRCLIIASHEVAEIEHLLTDVLILKQGKVVLQQSMADVEQGYFVLEAPSTLADQIAPYQPLASELGLGTTRWLLAAQYLPQVETLGRIYTVKLADLFLALQKENN